From Amycolatopsis sp. cg9, one genomic window encodes:
- a CDS encoding DsbA family protein — MNTVEQWFDPMDPWSWVVSRWLLEVEQVREIDLRFRVMSVSVVNADREIPEQYLDDPEAYLKRMQAAWGPVRVATAAAEQLGPKVLRDLYTALGKRIHEEGNKDFPAVISAALDELGLPAELNEVASTDAADDQVRASTREAMDAVGIEIGTPIIRIDGAAFFGPVVSKIARGEDAGRLFDALATLAGFEHVSEIKRARISEPDFS, encoded by the coding sequence ATGAACACCGTGGAACAGTGGTTCGACCCGATGGACCCGTGGTCCTGGGTCGTGTCGCGGTGGCTGCTGGAGGTCGAGCAGGTCCGGGAGATCGACCTGCGGTTCCGGGTGATGAGCGTTTCGGTGGTCAACGCCGACCGCGAGATCCCCGAGCAGTACCTCGACGACCCGGAGGCCTACCTGAAGCGGATGCAGGCGGCCTGGGGCCCGGTCCGCGTGGCGACGGCGGCCGCCGAGCAGCTCGGCCCGAAGGTGCTGCGCGACCTGTACACCGCGCTGGGCAAGCGCATCCACGAAGAGGGCAACAAGGACTTCCCGGCGGTGATCTCGGCGGCGCTGGACGAGCTGGGCCTGCCCGCCGAGCTGAACGAGGTCGCTTCGACGGACGCGGCCGACGACCAGGTCCGCGCGAGCACCCGCGAGGCGATGGACGCGGTCGGCATCGAGATCGGCACGCCGATCATCCGCATCGACGGCGCCGCGTTCTTCGGCCCGGTGGTGTCGAAGATCGCGCGCGGCGAGGACGCGGGCCGGCTGTTCGACGCGCTGGCGACGCTGGCGGGCTTCGAGCACGTTTCGGAGATCAAGCGGGCGCGGATTTCGGAGCCGGACTTTTCCTGA
- a CDS encoding LLM class F420-dependent oxidoreductase: MELRIFTEPQEGASHGDLLRVARHAEATGFPAFFRSDHYMRTGTAAAHPGPSDAWVTLGALARETSRIRLGVLLSPVTFRYPGALAVTIAQVDEMSGGRVEFGIGSGWFEGEHHAIGAPFPTKGERVDRLGEQLEILTGLWGTPVGDSYSFEGKHYRIVDSPALPKPVQGPHPPIIMGGKGPKRLPRLVARYANEFNNSLWDEENTAAQFDRVRAACAEIGRDPAEITFSVAQTICVGADEAAVAARAEKIGRTVEDLREKTLTGSPAEVVDKIGRWRERTGISRVYLQVLDLADLDHLDLIAAEVVPQV, from the coding sequence ATGGAGCTGAGGATCTTCACCGAACCGCAGGAAGGTGCGAGTCACGGCGATCTGCTGCGCGTGGCGCGGCACGCCGAAGCGACCGGGTTCCCCGCGTTCTTCCGGTCCGACCACTACATGCGCACCGGAACCGCGGCGGCGCACCCGGGTCCGTCGGACGCGTGGGTCACGCTGGGCGCGCTGGCGCGGGAGACCAGCCGCATCCGGCTCGGCGTGCTGCTGAGCCCGGTGACGTTCCGGTACCCCGGCGCGCTGGCCGTCACCATCGCGCAGGTGGACGAAATGTCCGGTGGCCGCGTGGAATTCGGCATCGGCTCGGGCTGGTTCGAGGGTGAGCACCACGCGATCGGCGCGCCGTTCCCGACCAAGGGCGAGCGCGTGGACCGGCTGGGGGAGCAGCTCGAGATCCTCACCGGCCTCTGGGGGACCCCGGTCGGCGACTCGTATTCCTTCGAGGGCAAGCACTACCGGATCGTCGACTCGCCGGCGCTGCCGAAGCCGGTGCAGGGGCCGCACCCGCCGATCATCATGGGCGGCAAGGGCCCGAAGCGCCTGCCGCGCCTGGTTGCCCGCTACGCCAACGAGTTCAACAACTCCCTGTGGGACGAGGAGAACACGGCGGCGCAGTTCGACCGCGTCCGCGCGGCCTGCGCCGAGATCGGCCGCGACCCCGCGGAGATCACGTTCTCGGTGGCCCAGACCATCTGCGTCGGCGCCGACGAGGCCGCGGTGGCGGCCCGCGCGGAGAAGATCGGCCGCACGGTCGAAGACCTGCGCGAGAAGACGCTGACCGGTTCGCCGGCCGAAGTCGTCGACAAGATCGGCCGGTGGCGCGAGCGCACCGGCATCTCCCGGGTCTACCTCCAGGTCCTCGACCTGGCCGACCTGGATCACCTGGACCTGATCGCCGCGGAGGTCGTCCCGCAGGTGTAG
- a CDS encoding NAD(P)-dependent oxidoreductase, with amino-acid sequence MSDQTVLVVGRGLIGASVADRLRADGHDVATVSTTPLPHAGHLSVDLDDPAGRERLRSHVDTLRPARVILTHGPSDVTWIEANEQRAEAVHHGVAKLLAGSGVPTVLVSTDNVFDGSRGGHRPADPISPHNVYGRVKALAEQELLTGPNLALRVSLVYGWTGPAHRATYGQRCLQAAAGGEELEAPTDQSFTPVHIDDVSEVLAALCRVPELPTGIAHLAGPAELSRFDFATVAYRLTGTDPALVRPVLRRDTLWASRPRHSSLACDDFGHLPGLAGWTPMTPEDGLRQMLRTGPVVAV; translated from the coding sequence ATGTCTGACCAGACCGTTCTGGTCGTCGGCCGCGGGCTGATCGGCGCTTCGGTGGCCGACCGGCTGCGCGCCGACGGCCACGACGTGGCGACCGTGTCGACCACGCCACTACCCCACGCCGGGCACCTGTCCGTCGACCTCGACGACCCGGCGGGCCGCGAGCGCCTGCGCAGTCACGTCGACACGCTGCGCCCGGCGCGGGTCATCCTGACCCACGGGCCCAGCGACGTCACGTGGATCGAAGCGAACGAGCAGCGCGCGGAGGCCGTCCACCACGGCGTGGCCAAGCTGCTCGCCGGGTCCGGGGTGCCGACCGTGCTGGTCTCCACCGACAACGTCTTCGACGGTTCGCGCGGCGGCCACCGCCCCGCGGACCCGATCAGCCCGCACAACGTCTACGGGCGGGTCAAGGCGCTGGCCGAGCAGGAGCTGCTGACCGGCCCGAACCTCGCGCTGCGCGTCAGCCTCGTCTACGGCTGGACCGGCCCGGCGCACCGCGCCACCTACGGCCAGCGCTGCCTGCAGGCGGCCGCCGGCGGCGAGGAGCTGGAGGCGCCGACCGACCAGTCGTTCACGCCCGTGCACATCGACGACGTCTCCGAAGTGCTGGCCGCGTTGTGCCGCGTGCCGGAGCTCCCGACCGGCATCGCGCACCTGGCCGGGCCGGCCGAGCTGAGCCGGTTCGACTTCGCGACGGTGGCCTACCGGCTCACCGGCACCGACCCCGCGCTGGTGCGGCCGGTCCTGCGCCGCGACACCCTGTGGGCTTCGCGCCCCCGGCACTCCTCGCTGGCCTGCGACGACTTCGGGCACCTGCCCGGGCTGGCCGGCTGGACGCCGATGACGCCGGAGGACGGGCTGCGGCAGATGCTGCGGACCGGTCCCGTGGTCGCGGTCTGA
- a CDS encoding HAD-IA family hydrolase, whose protein sequence is MSTPADALSCAAVLFDLDGVLVESGSTVERSWRAWAVDHGLDPDAVVAACHGRPSAETIAAVAPHLDAAGEAAALELRQAADTSELVACPGAADILAALPGTRHAVVTSGTRPLATARLTSVRLPVPAVLIAAGEVPRGKPAPDGYLAAAARLGFAAGACVVVEDARPGVLAARAAGCRVIGIDGPLLGDPSDVDILVPDLAALAATVGTGSIALTRRSETHV, encoded by the coding sequence ATGAGCACCCCGGCCGATGCGCTGTCGTGCGCGGCGGTGCTGTTCGACCTCGACGGCGTGCTGGTGGAATCCGGCAGCACCGTGGAACGGTCGTGGCGCGCCTGGGCGGTGGACCACGGGCTCGACCCGGACGCCGTGGTCGCCGCCTGCCACGGACGCCCGTCGGCCGAGACCATCGCGGCCGTCGCGCCGCACCTCGACGCCGCCGGTGAAGCCGCCGCATTGGAACTCCGCCAGGCGGCGGACACCAGCGAGCTCGTGGCCTGCCCCGGCGCGGCGGACATCCTCGCCGCGCTGCCGGGAACGCGGCACGCCGTGGTGACGTCCGGGACGCGGCCGCTCGCGACCGCGCGGCTGACCAGCGTGCGGCTGCCGGTCCCGGCCGTCCTGATCGCCGCGGGCGAGGTCCCGCGCGGCAAGCCGGCGCCCGACGGCTACCTCGCCGCGGCCGCCCGGCTCGGCTTCGCGGCCGGGGCGTGCGTCGTCGTCGAGGACGCCCGGCCCGGCGTGCTCGCCGCGCGGGCCGCCGGCTGCCGCGTCATCGGCATCGACGGTCCCCTGCTCGGTGATCCGTCCGATGTGGACATCCTGGTGCCGGACCTGGCCGCGCTGGCGGCCACCGTGGGCACCGGCTCGATCGCGCTGACGAGGAGGAGCGAAACCCATGTCTGA
- a CDS encoding sugar phosphate isomerase/epimerase family protein, with translation MKLGLCLAAFGDLDLATALRHAEKFGPLWLDVPTDTTFGLIDARRCAGDAAYRDDVAAVLRGQQVGCVSNSRDAQLLLGPHDRHTDPVHRGDAAAKRAHALTCALGAIRLAERLGAPDVRLLPGCPDFGRWLSWWHSDVSWADNIAEFRTAAEPLVRAAREAGVRLLVEPHPKQVVYDRASADLLFAATADWADVLGLCVDPANLAATGHDPVDAVRGWETRMGAVHAKDLQRWSGRGLPSGPGWGRYGPQPPIRFRALGLGELPWAEIVATLQDEGFDGVLYLEHEDTLLPRERSIERGLGVLRSMVPDAVAEGRTW, from the coding sequence ATGAAGCTGGGACTGTGCTTGGCGGCGTTCGGTGACCTCGACCTGGCCACCGCGCTGCGGCACGCGGAGAAGTTCGGCCCGCTGTGGCTGGACGTGCCGACGGACACGACGTTCGGGCTGATCGACGCCCGCCGGTGCGCCGGGGACGCGGCCTACCGCGACGACGTGGCGGCGGTGCTGCGCGGGCAGCAGGTCGGGTGCGTCAGCAACAGCCGCGACGCGCAGCTGCTGCTCGGACCGCACGACCGGCACACCGACCCGGTGCACCGCGGCGACGCGGCGGCCAAGCGCGCCCACGCGCTCACCTGCGCCCTCGGCGCGATCCGGCTGGCCGAGCGGCTCGGCGCGCCGGACGTCCGGCTGCTGCCCGGCTGCCCCGACTTCGGGCGCTGGCTGTCGTGGTGGCACAGCGACGTGAGCTGGGCGGACAACATCGCCGAGTTCCGCACCGCCGCCGAGCCGCTGGTGCGGGCCGCGCGCGAGGCCGGTGTCCGGCTGCTGGTGGAGCCGCACCCGAAGCAGGTCGTCTACGACCGGGCGAGCGCGGACCTGCTGTTCGCCGCGACCGCGGACTGGGCGGACGTGCTCGGCCTGTGCGTCGACCCGGCGAACCTCGCCGCGACCGGGCACGACCCCGTCGACGCCGTGCGCGGCTGGGAAACGCGCATGGGCGCGGTGCACGCGAAGGACCTGCAGCGCTGGAGCGGGCGCGGCCTGCCGTCCGGTCCCGGCTGGGGCCGCTACGGCCCGCAGCCGCCGATCCGGTTCCGCGCGCTCGGCCTCGGCGAGCTGCCCTGGGCGGAGATCGTGGCGACGCTGCAGGACGAAGGCTTCGACGGCGTGCTGTACCTCGAGCACGAGGACACGCTGCTCCCCCGCGAACGCAGCATCGAGCGCGGCCTGGGCGTGCTCCGGTCGATGGTGCCGGACGCGGTGGCCGAAGGGCGGACGTGGTGA
- a CDS encoding SDR family NAD(P)-dependent oxidoreductase, with amino-acid sequence MRTGVVTAAGGRIGSAVAERLLDAGVVDEVVAVDVVEPVVPAGAKGFVCDLREASEVDKLAAALPGELTVLVNVLGGERRPHLEPVEDATWPPEAVWDDIFALNLTTAYRVTKALRERFGRGSAICNVSSIAANMPWVVSPAYGAAKAALEHWSTSLAVALAPAGVRVNTVRPGFVWSRQWQDVSRAEFDEVVADRVPLGREQTAEDVADVVAFLCSPAAKHITGQGLDVDGGATLVRRAR; translated from the coding sequence ATGAGGACCGGAGTGGTCACCGCGGCGGGCGGGCGGATCGGCTCGGCGGTGGCCGAGCGGCTGCTCGACGCCGGCGTGGTCGACGAGGTCGTGGCGGTCGACGTGGTCGAGCCGGTGGTTCCCGCCGGTGCCAAGGGTTTCGTCTGCGACCTGCGCGAAGCGTCCGAAGTGGACAAACTGGCGGCCGCGCTGCCCGGCGAGCTCACCGTGCTCGTCAACGTGCTGGGCGGCGAACGGCGGCCGCACCTTGAACCCGTCGAGGACGCGACCTGGCCACCGGAAGCGGTGTGGGACGACATCTTCGCGCTCAACCTCACCACGGCCTACCGCGTGACGAAGGCCCTGCGCGAGCGCTTCGGCCGCGGCTCGGCGATCTGCAACGTCAGCTCGATCGCGGCGAACATGCCGTGGGTCGTCTCCCCCGCGTACGGCGCCGCGAAGGCCGCGCTCGAACACTGGAGCACCTCGCTCGCCGTCGCGCTGGCGCCGGCCGGGGTGCGGGTGAACACCGTCCGGCCCGGGTTCGTCTGGAGCCGGCAGTGGCAGGACGTCAGCCGCGCCGAGTTCGACGAGGTCGTCGCCGACCGCGTCCCGCTCGGCCGGGAACAGACCGCGGAGGACGTCGCCGACGTCGTGGCGTTCCTCTGCTCACCCGCCGCGAAGCACATCACCGGGCAGGGCCTGGACGTCGACGGCGGGGCGACCCTGGTGCGGAGGGCACGATGA
- the mca gene encoding mycothiol conjugate amidase Mca, with product MAVHAHPDDESSKAAATLARYVDEGHEVLVVTCTGGEEGSILNPAMDTPEVRADLTAVRRGEIARAIEVLGVEQRWLGFADSGWPDGTPVPPGRFASLPLATCTERLLVEMREFRPHVVITYDENGGYPHPDHIRAHEVALAAFEAAGDDPDWQPLKLYYVHEWCGKKMAIFHEALLEAGLDSPYHEWLKEWDTKPDVYARITTRVPCADHFPRRDAALLAHATQIDPDSHWFAVPLELQRELWPTEDFELARSRVGGSGPEDDLFAGIEVRKG from the coding sequence ATGGCGGTGCACGCGCACCCGGACGACGAGTCGAGCAAGGCCGCGGCGACGCTCGCGCGGTACGTCGACGAGGGCCACGAAGTCCTGGTCGTCACGTGCACGGGCGGCGAAGAGGGCAGCATCCTCAACCCGGCGATGGACACGCCGGAGGTGCGCGCCGACCTCACCGCGGTCCGCCGGGGCGAGATCGCCCGCGCGATCGAGGTGCTCGGCGTCGAGCAGCGGTGGCTCGGGTTCGCCGACTCCGGCTGGCCGGACGGCACCCCGGTGCCACCGGGCCGGTTCGCGAGCCTGCCGCTCGCGACGTGCACCGAGCGGCTTCTCGTGGAGATGCGCGAGTTCCGGCCGCACGTGGTCATCACCTACGACGAGAACGGCGGCTACCCGCACCCGGACCACATCCGGGCGCACGAGGTCGCGCTCGCGGCGTTCGAGGCGGCCGGCGACGACCCGGACTGGCAGCCGCTGAAGCTGTACTACGTGCACGAGTGGTGCGGCAAGAAGATGGCGATCTTCCACGAAGCGCTGCTCGAAGCGGGCCTGGATTCGCCGTACCACGAGTGGCTGAAGGAGTGGGACACCAAGCCGGACGTCTACGCCCGGATCACCACGCGGGTGCCGTGCGCGGACCACTTCCCGCGGCGCGACGCGGCGCTGCTGGCCCACGCCACCCAGATCGACCCGGACAGCCACTGGTTCGCCGTCCCGCTGGAGCTCCAGCGGGAGCTGTGGCCGACCGAAGATTTCGAGCTCGCCCGTTCCCGGGTGGGCGGCTCTGGGCCGGAGGACGACCTGTTCGCCGGCATCGAAGTGCGGAAGGGGTAA
- a CDS encoding amidohydrolase family protein yields MTAPEPPLLIEVDRLLRGPLGDCVPDAAVLVADGKIAAAGPRGSVGAPESARRLAFPGATLVPGLIDGHVHLAMDGGSDPVTGLLAAGPGEVEAGMAERAARLVASGVTTVRDLGDRPPRITGLRREIDAGTRPGPRILAALAPLTPPGGHCWFFGGEVAGEAAMRDLVRANAEAGADVIKVMASGGSLTPGGAAMWESQFTPAEVKAVVAEAHALGLPVAAHAHGTESIEFAVDAGADTIEHCYWLAGDAQWHRREDIARRMASAGIAACCTAGPRDWLVQRATLGEAAARPLFDRIAWLDALGVPILPGSDGGVRNAVFGEYAGLLGMYEWLGFSPARVLELATSGAADILGLSSVTGRVRPGLAADLLVVAGDPRVSTSVLGNVRLVVARGRVVG; encoded by the coding sequence ATGACTGCTCCGGAGCCGCCGCTGCTGATCGAGGTGGACCGGCTCCTCCGGGGCCCGCTCGGCGACTGCGTCCCGGACGCGGCCGTCCTGGTGGCGGACGGGAAGATCGCCGCGGCGGGCCCGCGCGGGTCCGTCGGGGCGCCGGAATCCGCGCGGCGCCTGGCCTTCCCCGGCGCGACGCTGGTGCCCGGCCTGATCGACGGGCACGTCCACCTGGCCATGGACGGCGGCAGCGACCCGGTGACGGGGTTGCTCGCCGCCGGTCCCGGCGAAGTCGAGGCGGGGATGGCGGAGCGGGCCGCGCGGCTCGTCGCGTCCGGCGTGACGACGGTCCGCGACCTCGGCGACCGGCCGCCGCGGATCACCGGCCTGCGCCGCGAGATCGACGCCGGCACCCGGCCGGGCCCCCGCATCCTCGCGGCGCTGGCCCCGCTGACCCCGCCGGGGGGCCACTGCTGGTTCTTCGGCGGCGAGGTCGCCGGTGAAGCGGCGATGCGGGACCTGGTCCGGGCCAACGCGGAAGCGGGCGCGGACGTCATCAAGGTGATGGCCAGCGGCGGCAGCCTCACCCCGGGCGGCGCGGCGATGTGGGAGTCCCAGTTCACCCCGGCGGAGGTGAAGGCGGTCGTCGCGGAGGCGCACGCGCTCGGCCTCCCGGTCGCGGCGCACGCGCACGGCACGGAGTCGATCGAGTTCGCGGTCGACGCGGGCGCGGACACGATCGAGCACTGCTACTGGCTGGCCGGCGACGCGCAGTGGCACCGCCGCGAGGACATCGCCCGCCGGATGGCTTCCGCCGGCATCGCCGCGTGCTGCACGGCCGGGCCGCGCGACTGGCTGGTGCAGCGCGCCACGCTCGGCGAGGCGGCGGCCCGGCCGCTGTTCGACCGGATCGCCTGGCTCGACGCACTCGGCGTCCCGATCCTGCCGGGCTCGGACGGCGGCGTGCGGAACGCGGTGTTCGGCGAGTACGCGGGGTTGCTGGGGATGTACGAGTGGCTGGGCTTCAGCCCGGCCCGGGTCCTGGAGCTGGCGACCTCGGGCGCGGCGGACATCCTCGGGTTGTCGTCGGTGACCGGCCGGGTGCGGCCCGGGCTGGCCGCGGACTTGCTGGTGGTGGCCGGGGATCCGCGGGTCTCGACGTCGGTGCTGGGGAACGTGCGGCTGGTCGTGGCCCGGGGCCGGGTGGTGGGCTGA
- a CDS encoding glycosyltransferase encodes MRPAWVREPGPGPRLVHVNATATGGGVAELLHGLVPAQVAAGVDAGWAVIAGDDGFFAFTKSLHHLLHDRGAPRISAADLDHYREVLAPQAEWLAARVGPGDTVVLHDPQVLGLAPALAAAGARVVWHCHIGTDAPGAGPAAVWRAFAGELSTVDVVVTALAAYAPPGRPVAVCAPAFDPKAAKNRPMDAVETTELLAEAGLTAETPSGLAAVEQDAPMPAGARMVLQVSRWDPLKDMPGVLRLLPGLPGDVHLVLAGNDPEEIPDDPEGLAVLAEVRRLRAGLPASLRRRVHLLRTSQRDPERAALLINALQRRADVVVQKSLAEGFGLTVTEAMAKGRPVVAGRVGGLCAQIEHGRTGLLVDPADTAAVAAAVCGLLSCLRDRERMGAAAADAAAATYLMDRLVADYRAVAARIPEGAAR; translated from the coding sequence GTGAGGCCGGCGTGGGTGCGCGAGCCCGGGCCCGGCCCGCGGCTGGTGCACGTCAACGCGACCGCGACCGGCGGCGGCGTCGCCGAACTGCTGCACGGGCTGGTGCCGGCGCAGGTGGCCGCCGGGGTCGACGCGGGCTGGGCGGTGATCGCCGGGGACGACGGGTTCTTCGCGTTCACCAAGTCCCTGCACCACCTGCTGCACGACCGCGGTGCGCCGCGGATCTCCGCCGCCGACCTGGACCACTACCGCGAAGTGCTGGCACCGCAGGCGGAGTGGCTGGCCGCGCGGGTGGGGCCGGGCGACACCGTGGTGCTGCACGACCCGCAGGTGCTCGGCCTGGCGCCGGCGCTGGCGGCCGCGGGCGCGCGGGTGGTCTGGCACTGCCACATCGGCACCGACGCCCCGGGCGCCGGGCCGGCAGCGGTCTGGCGGGCCTTCGCGGGTGAACTGTCCACAGTGGACGTCGTGGTGACGGCGCTGGCGGCGTACGCCCCGCCGGGACGGCCGGTCGCGGTGTGCGCGCCGGCGTTCGACCCGAAGGCGGCGAAGAACCGGCCGATGGACGCGGTGGAGACGACCGAGCTGCTGGCCGAAGCCGGGCTGACCGCGGAAACCCCGAGCGGGCTCGCCGCCGTCGAGCAGGACGCGCCGATGCCCGCCGGGGCGCGGATGGTGCTGCAGGTCTCCCGGTGGGACCCGCTCAAGGACATGCCGGGGGTGCTGCGGCTGCTGCCCGGCCTGCCCGGCGACGTCCACCTCGTGCTGGCCGGCAACGACCCGGAGGAGATCCCGGACGATCCCGAAGGCCTGGCCGTCCTTGCCGAAGTGCGGCGGCTGCGGGCCGGGCTGCCCGCGTCCCTGCGGCGCCGGGTGCACCTGCTGCGCACGTCGCAGCGGGACCCCGAACGGGCCGCGCTGCTGATCAACGCTCTGCAGCGGCGGGCCGACGTCGTCGTGCAGAAGAGCCTCGCCGAAGGGTTCGGGCTCACCGTCACCGAAGCGATGGCGAAGGGACGGCCGGTGGTCGCGGGCCGCGTCGGCGGGCTGTGCGCGCAGATCGAGCACGGCCGGACCGGGCTGCTGGTCGATCCGGCGGACACCGCGGCCGTCGCGGCCGCCGTGTGCGGACTGCTGTCGTGCCTGCGGGACCGCGAGCGGATGGGCGCGGCCGCGGCCGACGCGGCGGCGGCCACCTACCTGATGGACCGCCTGGTCGCGGACTACCGCGCGGTGGCGGCCCGGATCCCGGAAGGAGCGGCGCGATGA
- the aroB gene encoding 3-dehydroquinate synthase yields the protein MLEHVRCPHLVPIPAADDTEPFTASASRDDIYSVFVCKAEPCAEKFLLKQIDGRRVALITDDTVSALHAERLANSLREKGIDVAMTSFPPGEANKSIDTAVRMLDWLAGTSIARRDIILSVGGGVVIDTIGWVASAYMRGVPYINVPTTLLGQVDAALGGKVAVDHPSAKNLIGAFYQPKAVVSNVAYLSTLDRRQIAAGLAEAIKKGVIGSPPLFDLIEDNADLALNRDLPALEQIVRAASVVKSELIQLDPYEVDLRRPLNFGHTVGHAVETVTGYGPVLHGEAVAYGMTIAAEIAVRRGMLAEKDRSRLVGLLNRCGLPTSTLDLPRSVQAGAVTAALGQIRKIRDSKIRFVLPVEYGCTVIADDVTDDEVAMAMAATRATALAETGEGAKAA from the coding sequence ATGCTCGAGCACGTGCGTTGTCCGCATCTGGTACCGATTCCCGCCGCGGACGATACCGAGCCGTTCACCGCCTCCGCCAGCCGCGACGACATCTACTCGGTCTTCGTCTGCAAGGCCGAACCCTGCGCCGAAAAGTTCCTCCTCAAGCAGATCGACGGACGCCGGGTCGCGCTCATCACCGATGACACGGTCTCCGCGCTGCACGCCGAGCGCCTCGCGAACTCGTTGCGGGAAAAGGGGATCGACGTCGCCATGACGTCCTTCCCGCCCGGTGAGGCCAACAAGTCCATCGACACCGCGGTCCGCATGCTCGACTGGCTGGCCGGCACGTCCATCGCCCGCCGCGACATCATCCTGTCGGTCGGCGGCGGCGTGGTCATCGACACCATCGGCTGGGTCGCCAGCGCCTACATGCGCGGCGTCCCCTACATCAACGTCCCCACCACGCTGCTGGGCCAGGTGGACGCGGCGCTCGGCGGCAAGGTCGCCGTCGACCACCCGAGCGCGAAGAACCTCATCGGCGCGTTCTACCAGCCGAAGGCGGTCGTCTCGAACGTCGCCTACTTGTCCACTTTGGACCGCAGGCAGATCGCGGCCGGGCTGGCCGAAGCCATCAAGAAGGGCGTGATCGGCTCGCCCCCGCTGTTCGACCTCATCGAGGACAACGCCGACCTGGCGCTGAACCGCGACCTGCCCGCGCTGGAGCAGATCGTGCGCGCGGCGAGCGTCGTGAAGTCCGAGCTGATCCAGCTGGACCCGTACGAGGTGGACCTGCGGCGGCCGCTGAACTTCGGGCACACCGTCGGCCACGCGGTGGAGACGGTGACCGGCTACGGCCCGGTGCTGCACGGCGAGGCCGTCGCCTACGGCATGACGATCGCCGCCGAAATCGCGGTGCGGCGCGGGATGCTCGCCGAGAAGGACCGCTCGCGGCTGGTCGGCCTGCTGAACCGCTGCGGGCTACCGACCTCCACTTTGGACCTCCCGCGGTCGGTGCAGGCGGGTGCCGTCACGGCGGCGCTCGGCCAGATCCGGAAGATCCGCGACTCGAAGATCCGGTTCGTGCTGCCGGTCGAGTACGGCTGCACGGTCATCGCCGACGACGTCACCGACGACGAGGTCGCGATGGCGATGGCCGCGACCCGCGCCACCGCGCTGGCCGAGACCGGCGAGGGGGCGAAGGCGGCATGA
- a CDS encoding BadF/BadG/BcrA/BcrD ATPase family protein, whose translation MVGRFAIDAGGSRTRVLVVPGDGRPRRTFEFPSINPHATGDEAGRTLREAFAEIGAVLGTGPSVGWLASAAAGPGGIGPELERARAAADAVGLDAGLVVSNDVLPLLWGVPALSGVGVVAVCGTGSGFFGTDGRRVANAGGCEYLGSDEGGAVDIGLRGLRAAVRATDGRGPETQLVDALGEYAGTTVAGLARRLAAQPFPKQGLAALAPVVCATWLAGDEVALGVIDQAVGDLAEGVYAVRDALGLPDGFAVAAAGGVFTGCPELYEQFAHHLTGPVGAGSADLVTDTASVVLTALDRFAGSGEPALPGGLDAYAAALPPRRRHEAGTVLGGVR comes from the coding sequence ATGGTCGGCCGGTTCGCGATCGACGCCGGCGGCAGCCGCACCCGGGTTCTGGTGGTGCCCGGGGACGGCCGCCCGCGGCGGACGTTCGAATTCCCGTCGATCAACCCGCACGCGACCGGCGACGAGGCCGGCCGCACCCTGCGGGAGGCGTTCGCCGAGATCGGCGCCGTGCTCGGGACCGGGCCCTCGGTCGGCTGGCTGGCCAGCGCCGCGGCCGGGCCCGGCGGGATCGGCCCGGAGCTCGAGCGGGCCCGGGCCGCCGCCGACGCCGTGGGCCTGGACGCCGGCCTGGTCGTCTCCAACGACGTGCTGCCGCTGCTGTGGGGCGTGCCGGCGCTCTCCGGCGTCGGCGTGGTCGCGGTGTGCGGCACCGGCTCCGGGTTCTTCGGCACCGACGGGCGGCGTGTGGCCAACGCGGGCGGCTGCGAGTACCTCGGCAGCGACGAGGGCGGCGCCGTCGACATCGGCCTGCGCGGGCTGCGGGCCGCCGTCCGCGCCACCGACGGCCGCGGCCCGGAGACGCAACTCGTCGACGCGCTGGGCGAGTACGCCGGGACGACCGTCGCCGGCCTCGCGCGCCGGCTGGCCGCGCAGCCGTTCCCCAAGCAGGGCCTGGCCGCGCTCGCGCCGGTCGTCTGCGCGACCTGGCTGGCCGGCGACGAGGTCGCGCTCGGCGTGATCGACCAGGCCGTCGGCGATCTGGCGGAAGGCGTGTACGCGGTCCGCGACGCGCTCGGCCTGCCGGACGGGTTCGCGGTCGCCGCGGCGGGCGGGGTGTTCACCGGGTGCCCCGAGCTGTACGAGCAGTTCGCCCACCACCTGACCGGGCCGGTCGGCGCCGGCAGTGCCGACCTCGTGACCGACACGGCCTCGGTCGTCCTGACCGCGCTCGACCGGTTCGCCGGCTCCGGCGAACCCGCGCTGCCCGGCGGGCTCGACGCCTACGCCGCGGCGCTGCCCCCGAGGAGGCGACATGAAGCTGGGACTGTGCTTGGCGGCGTTCGGTGA